A part of Acidisarcina sp. genomic DNA contains:
- a CDS encoding enterotoxin codes for MLPEVCRLPLKSFQQMQSPSSLRRAALSVTAVLMAGISAGSLFAQPAPQRGADDPAVALTATGGTLANREISGEWQIHDGRLTGVVLHERSTARAAGRELQLAGPFSLEMKDGSVLRAADLSLKGTARIEHLTPHPEAARYAERLPGIAVHYRLDDPAGRFQADWALILLQGSSYIRQSLTISAGAKPVDIADIVMIDVRSPKVTLAGIVKGSPLVDGNFFLGFEHPLSQSSVVGDHGVSELQSSVPLGSGLSAEYSAVAGIAPAGQMRRSFQTYLERERAHPYRTFLHYNSWFDIGFFTPYSQQDALNRIQEIGTELNKKRSVTLDSYLFDDGWDDHNDLWKIRSDFKDGFAPLQKAAAEYGTAPGVWLSPWGGYGPPKQERLNAAKKDGYEIENGGLALSGPKYYERFHQAVTEMVTRYGVNQFKFDGTGNADQVVKGSAFSSDFDAAIHLIRDLRQLKPDLYINLTTGTYPSPFWLFYADSIWRGGYDTEFAGVGSSRERWITYRDADTYDEIVKGGRLFPLNSLMLHGIVYAQRAPHLASDPGGDFRNEVRSYFGSGTQLQELYITPSLLTPADWDALAEAAKWSRKNASVLVDTHWIGGDPRWLAVYGWASWSPQKAILTLRNPDSKAQDFPLDIGSAFELPAGAPRVYSARSPWAEDASQPSVELKAGVPHTFHLQPFQVLTLEALPR; via the coding sequence ATGCTACCCGAGGTATGCCGTCTTCCACTCAAGTCTTTCCAGCAAATGCAGAGTCCTAGCAGTCTCCGGCGCGCGGCCCTGTCCGTGACCGCGGTGTTGATGGCCGGCATCAGCGCTGGCAGCCTCTTCGCGCAGCCAGCTCCGCAGCGGGGCGCGGATGATCCGGCCGTCGCGCTTACGGCCACAGGCGGAACACTCGCGAATCGCGAGATTTCGGGAGAGTGGCAGATTCACGATGGACGCCTGACGGGCGTGGTCCTACACGAGAGAAGCACGGCACGTGCAGCAGGCCGCGAGCTTCAACTTGCCGGGCCCTTCTCACTGGAGATGAAAGACGGCAGTGTCCTGCGGGCGGCAGACCTGTCCCTGAAGGGAACTGCACGGATCGAGCATCTTACGCCACACCCTGAGGCGGCACGCTACGCGGAAAGGCTGCCTGGTATCGCCGTTCATTATCGGCTGGACGATCCGGCAGGACGCTTCCAGGCGGACTGGGCGTTGATCCTGCTACAGGGATCGAGCTACATTCGGCAATCGCTCACAATTAGCGCAGGCGCCAAGCCGGTCGACATCGCCGATATTGTCATGATCGATGTGCGCTCTCCGAAAGTCACGCTGGCTGGTATCGTGAAGGGCTCTCCCCTCGTGGATGGCAATTTCTTTCTGGGCTTCGAGCATCCCCTCTCGCAAAGCAGCGTCGTTGGCGACCATGGCGTCAGCGAACTGCAGAGCAGCGTTCCGTTGGGAAGCGGCTTGTCGGCTGAGTACTCGGCGGTAGCAGGCATCGCACCCGCGGGGCAAATGCGTCGCAGCTTCCAGACCTATCTGGAGCGCGAACGCGCCCATCCCTATCGGACTTTCCTGCACTACAACAGTTGGTTCGATATTGGCTTCTTTACGCCTTACTCTCAGCAGGACGCGTTGAACCGTATCCAGGAGATTGGCACGGAACTGAACAAGAAGCGCTCCGTGACCCTGGACTCCTATCTCTTCGACGATGGCTGGGACGACCACAACGACCTCTGGAAGATACGCAGCGACTTCAAGGATGGCTTTGCCCCCCTGCAGAAAGCCGCAGCAGAATATGGAACGGCGCCTGGGGTATGGCTATCCCCCTGGGGTGGCTATGGGCCGCCAAAGCAGGAGCGCCTGAATGCGGCAAAAAAAGACGGCTACGAGATCGAGAATGGCGGCCTCGCGCTGTCAGGCCCCAAGTACTACGAGCGCTTCCACCAGGCGGTGACGGAGATGGTCACCCGGTATGGCGTGAATCAGTTCAAGTTCGACGGTACAGGAAATGCGGATCAGGTAGTGAAGGGCAGCGCATTCAGCAGTGACTTTGATGCGGCGATTCATCTGATTCGCGATCTGCGCCAGCTAAAGCCTGACCTGTACATCAATCTCACGACGGGAACCTACCCATCGCCCTTCTGGCTCTTCTATGCCGACTCCATCTGGCGTGGCGGGTATGACACGGAGTTTGCCGGTGTAGGGTCCAGCCGCGAGCGCTGGATTACCTATCGGGACGCCGATACCTACGACGAGATTGTGAAGGGTGGCCGGCTCTTTCCGCTGAACTCGCTGATGCTGCATGGGATCGTCTATGCGCAACGGGCGCCGCATCTGGCCTCCGATCCCGGAGGGGACTTCCGCAACGAAGTCCGGTCCTACTTCGGATCCGGCACGCAGTTGCAGGAGCTCTACATCACCCCCTCGCTGCTGACTCCTGCTGACTGGGACGCTCTGGCCGAGGCGGCCAAGTGGTCTCGCAAAAATGCGTCGGTGCTGGTGGATACCCATTGGATCGGCGGCGATCCACGCTGGCTGGCGGTCTATGGATGGGCCTCGTGGTCTCCCCAAAAAGCGATCCTGACCCTGCGCAACCCGGACTCCAAGGCGCAGGATTTCCCGCTGGATATCGGCTCCGCATTCGAGCTTCCCGCCGGAGCGCCACGCGTCTACAGCGCACGAAGCCCATGGGCCGAGGATGCCTCCCAGCCCTCAGTGGAGCTGAAGGCGGGAGTGCCCCACACATTTCACCTGCAACCTTTCCAGGTCCTGACGCTGGAAGCGCTGCCGCGATAA
- a CDS encoding beta-galactosidase family protein translates to MESEIAAMQIRTLITTLSLACSTFAVAPALWGQAPAVPAAHVLHANGDHFELDGKPLQIISGAIHYARVPRAYWRDRLQKARAMGLNTVETYVFWNEHETSPGQFDFSGQNDIAEFIREAQQEGLYVILRPGPYVCAEWEFGGYPSWLLREPGMVVRSSNPAFIAATDRWLHRLGKELAPLQSGNGGPIIAVQVENEYGSFGSDHAYMEQIHHLLLSSGFNRAMLYTADGASLLEKGSLPELPAAINFGTGEAKADFATLDKARPSSPKMCGEYWDGWFDHWGEKHHVTGSKEEADELSWMLKQGYSVNLYMFHGGTSFGWMNGANSNGKTYEPDVTSYDYDSPVSESGELKPKFFLFRDVISQATGKTPPAPPAAIPAREFTPVKLSLGTALWNNLPKPTASEKILSMEDVGQSYGYILYRTSIEGVQSGDLHLEDLHSYAQVYLDGVLAGTIDRRLNQSSLPIHTTHSKTRLDILVENTGRVNFGHQLVNERAGITRQVTLAGKTLTGWSIYTLPMQNVASLKYKTEACTGACFYQASFQVDEPADTFLDTTSFGKGEVWINGQPLGRIWNVGPQATLYLPAPWLKKGRNEIVVFDLMGESGRTVSFLPHSILDGPTRK, encoded by the coding sequence ATGGAAAGTGAGATTGCAGCTATGCAGATACGAACTCTTATCACCACCTTGTCACTGGCATGCAGCACGTTTGCGGTCGCGCCGGCGTTATGGGGACAAGCGCCTGCAGTGCCCGCGGCGCATGTCCTGCATGCCAACGGAGATCATTTCGAGCTGGATGGGAAACCCCTCCAGATTATCTCCGGGGCTATCCACTACGCGCGCGTCCCGCGTGCCTATTGGCGCGATCGCCTGCAGAAGGCACGAGCCATGGGCCTGAACACCGTAGAGACGTACGTCTTCTGGAACGAGCATGAGACCTCTCCGGGGCAGTTCGACTTCTCCGGGCAGAACGATATCGCCGAATTTATTCGGGAAGCACAGCAGGAGGGCCTGTACGTGATCCTGCGGCCAGGACCGTACGTCTGCGCGGAGTGGGAGTTTGGCGGGTATCCGTCGTGGCTGCTTCGCGAACCCGGAATGGTTGTCCGCAGCTCGAACCCAGCCTTTATCGCTGCAACCGACAGATGGCTGCATCGACTTGGCAAGGAACTGGCTCCGCTGCAGAGTGGCAACGGCGGACCGATCATCGCCGTGCAAGTTGAAAACGAGTACGGATCGTTCGGGTCAGACCATGCTTACATGGAGCAGATCCATCATTTGCTGCTAAGTTCCGGCTTCAATCGCGCCATGCTCTATACCGCGGATGGCGCTTCCCTGCTGGAAAAGGGATCTCTGCCCGAACTGCCGGCAGCCATCAACTTTGGCACCGGCGAGGCGAAAGCGGACTTCGCCACCCTGGACAAGGCTCGCCCGTCAAGCCCGAAGATGTGCGGGGAGTACTGGGATGGCTGGTTTGATCACTGGGGCGAAAAACATCACGTCACCGGCTCGAAAGAGGAGGCCGATGAGCTGTCGTGGATGCTGAAGCAGGGATACTCGGTGAATCTCTACATGTTTCACGGAGGCACCAGCTTTGGCTGGATGAATGGCGCCAACAGCAACGGCAAGACCTATGAACCAGATGTCACCAGTTACGACTACGACTCACCGGTAAGCGAGAGCGGCGAGCTGAAGCCAAAGTTCTTCCTCTTCCGCGACGTCATCAGCCAGGCTACGGGCAAGACACCGCCAGCGCCGCCAGCCGCAATTCCAGCACGCGAGTTTACGCCGGTCAAGCTGAGCCTCGGCACCGCATTGTGGAACAACCTTCCCAAGCCAACAGCTTCCGAAAAGATCTTATCGATGGAAGACGTAGGACAGAGCTACGGCTACATTCTCTATCGAACTTCCATTGAGGGCGTACAGAGCGGCGATCTGCACCTGGAAGATCTGCACAGCTACGCGCAGGTCTATCTGGACGGAGTTCTGGCTGGAACAATCGACCGCCGCCTGAACCAGTCGTCGCTGCCCATTCACACCACGCATAGCAAGACGCGCCTCGACATTCTGGTAGAGAATACGGGCCGCGTAAACTTTGGCCACCAACTGGTGAACGAGCGCGCAGGCATCACCCGCCAGGTGACGCTGGCAGGCAAGACGCTAACAGGCTGGTCGATCTACACGCTACCCATGCAGAACGTTGCCTCGCTGAAGTACAAGACAGAAGCATGCACCGGTGCGTGCTTCTACCAGGCAAGCTTCCAGGTGGATGAGCCAGCGGATACTTTTCTTGACACCACTTCGTTTGGCAAGGGAGAAGTTTGGATCAACGGCCAGCCTCTCGGACGCATCTGGAACGTCGGGCCTCAGGCAACGCTCTATCTGCCTGCTCCATGGCTGAAGAAGGGCAGGAACGAGATCGTCGTTTTTGACCTGATGGGAGAGAGCGGCCGTACCGTATCCTTCCTCCCGCACTCGATCCTGGATGGTCCAACCCGCAAGTAG
- a CDS encoding sugar kinase, with product MQKFDVTIAGEINLDLILSGLPSAMPLERELLASGFDMTLGSSSAITAHNLAALGMAVGFVTLVGPDPLGKNALDRLQEKGVDLSKIRRSSSGTTTGVTVLLTHPGQKERHILTYPGTMSEMQVGDLDVEYLKAGRHFHLSSLFLQKGLQPGLPALFRDLKQAGLTISLDTNDDPDDLWQSGLDELLDLVDIVLPNDSEACRMTGATSAEAAADILGRRVPLVVIKCGSKGALVQSKGTRSLVPSFEVTPVDTIGAGDSFNAGFLSAFLRGKAPAECALEGNRVAALSTLRAGGTEAFRDAKLMRDFLAGTAQ from the coding sequence ATGCAAAAATTTGATGTCACGATTGCGGGCGAGATCAACCTCGACCTGATTTTGAGCGGGCTTCCATCCGCGATGCCACTGGAACGGGAGCTACTGGCCAGCGGATTCGATATGACCCTGGGCAGTTCTTCCGCTATCACGGCGCACAATCTTGCTGCGCTAGGTATGGCAGTGGGATTTGTCACACTGGTTGGTCCTGATCCGTTGGGGAAGAATGCTCTCGACCGGCTCCAGGAGAAGGGAGTCGATCTCTCGAAGATCAGGCGCTCCTCCAGCGGTACGACCACGGGTGTAACGGTCCTGCTCACGCACCCCGGGCAGAAGGAGAGACATATTCTCACCTATCCAGGGACGATGAGCGAGATGCAGGTAGGCGATCTCGACGTCGAATACCTGAAAGCGGGACGGCATTTCCATCTCTCTTCGCTCTTTCTCCAGAAGGGGCTCCAGCCGGGTCTTCCCGCTCTCTTCCGCGACCTCAAGCAGGCTGGCCTGACGATCTCTCTCGATACGAATGACGATCCCGACGACCTTTGGCAGTCGGGTCTGGATGAGCTTCTGGATCTGGTGGATATTGTGCTGCCTAACGACAGCGAGGCCTGCCGCATGACGGGCGCAACCAGTGCGGAGGCCGCTGCCGATATCCTGGGCCGCCGTGTGCCGCTGGTCGTCATCAAGTGCGGCAGCAAGGGAGCGCTAGTGCAGTCGAAGGGCACGCGTTCGCTTGTGCCTTCCTTCGAGGTGACGCCGGTCGATACCATCGGTGCCGGAGACAGCTTCAATGCCGGCTTCCTCAGCGCCTTTCTGCGTGGAAAAGCGCCGGCGGAATGTGCGTTGGAAGGCAATCGCGTGGCTGCCCTCTCCACGCTGCGAGCCGGAGGGACGGAAGCCTTTCGCGATGCGAAATTGATGCGGGACTTTCTCGCAGGCACGGCTCAATAA
- a CDS encoding SIS domain-containing protein has product MKYTIQTLKEIHNQPSAWHECIQLLQSSDLKRLVRGRHPEQAEWVFVGCGTSYYLAQAAAASFVLLTGRVARAVPASEILLHADLALPNVAHVFPVLISRSGHTSEVLAVAASLKERGVEFLALTCDGNEVALASDRVLQLPVKEESTVMTSSFTSMLLAMQFLAASLAGNAELLEGLRQLPFAVQRLIEKYEPQVEAFASRRFADLAVLGQGALYPVASEFALKVMESSSSYAQFFHTLEFRHGPKSIVSDEVLVAGLISEEGYGQECKVIGEMKDLGASTFVVTNTATPALRAVSDLLIELSLPGPALSRLCAYIVWGQLFGSYVSLAKGMNPDAPRNLSRVVTL; this is encoded by the coding sequence TTGAAATACACGATTCAAACATTGAAGGAAATTCACAATCAGCCATCTGCATGGCATGAGTGCATCCAGCTGCTGCAATCCTCTGATCTGAAGCGCCTTGTGAGGGGCAGGCATCCTGAGCAGGCAGAATGGGTATTTGTTGGGTGCGGAACCAGCTACTACCTCGCGCAGGCTGCGGCAGCAAGCTTTGTCTTGCTTACCGGGCGCGTTGCTCGTGCCGTGCCCGCGTCCGAGATACTCCTCCATGCCGACCTTGCCCTGCCAAACGTTGCGCATGTATTCCCCGTGCTGATCTCTCGCTCCGGCCATACCTCAGAGGTGCTGGCCGTTGCCGCTTCTCTCAAGGAGAGGGGGGTTGAGTTTCTCGCGCTGACCTGCGATGGAAACGAAGTCGCTCTCGCCAGTGATCGCGTGCTGCAGCTTCCTGTAAAGGAAGAGAGCACCGTGATGACGTCCTCCTTCACTTCGATGTTGCTCGCGATGCAGTTTCTAGCGGCGAGTCTGGCTGGGAATGCAGAGTTGCTCGAGGGACTCCGCCAGCTCCCCTTTGCCGTCCAGAGACTGATCGAAAAATATGAGCCGCAAGTAGAAGCGTTTGCCTCGAGGCGCTTTGCGGACCTGGCTGTTCTTGGGCAGGGAGCGCTGTATCCTGTCGCCTCTGAGTTTGCCTTGAAGGTCATGGAGTCCTCCTCCAGCTACGCGCAGTTCTTCCATACGCTTGAATTTCGTCATGGGCCAAAATCCATCGTTTCGGATGAGGTCCTTGTGGCTGGCCTGATCTCGGAGGAGGGTTATGGCCAGGAATGTAAGGTCATCGGGGAGATGAAGGATCTGGGTGCCTCCACATTTGTGGTCACCAATACAGCGACGCCAGCGTTGCGCGCCGTGTCCGACTTGCTGATTGAACTCTCGCTTCCCGGTCCTGCGTTGAGCAGACTCTGCGCCTACATCGTCTGGGGGCAGTTGTTTGGCAGCTATGTAAGCCTTGCGAAGGGAATGAATCCCGACGCACCTCGCAATCTCAGCCGGGTTGTTACACTTTAG
- a CDS encoding amidohydrolase family protein, with protein MSTSQTDDKFVAMVNAQAEVDLRLSDYHPVSELVTKTHTLDAPRFPVIDYHNHLDSQEPAAVLDIMDRCGIEKIVNITMRTGDAALETLKKFRAADKDRFATMGWMDWSGVERGDFVQLTIDRLARLVEHGACGIKFWKDFGLSIRDAQGKLLRIDDERFAPIFEKAAEWKLPVMFHTADPAAFFRPIDARNERYEELAAHPDWGFHDSPVSKRELLEQRNTVFGRHPATTFIGAHVAESGEDLAFVADMLDRYPNVQIDMSARTPELGRQPYSARKFFLRFADRILFGTDLLPDVAMYRLHYRFFETADEYFEYPSHASRQGRWNIYGIFLPDEVLRKVYRENALKLL; from the coding sequence ATGAGCACATCGCAAACAGACGACAAATTCGTGGCCATGGTGAATGCGCAGGCTGAGGTTGACCTGCGCTTGAGCGACTATCATCCGGTCTCAGAGCTTGTGACGAAGACGCACACCCTTGATGCGCCCCGGTTCCCGGTCATCGACTATCACAACCATCTCGATTCCCAGGAACCCGCTGCGGTGCTCGACATTATGGACCGATGCGGGATCGAAAAGATTGTGAACATCACCATGCGCACCGGCGATGCGGCGCTCGAGACGCTCAAGAAATTCCGCGCAGCCGATAAGGATCGCTTTGCCACCATGGGCTGGATGGACTGGTCAGGGGTGGAGCGCGGCGATTTTGTGCAGCTCACCATCGATCGCCTGGCGCGCCTTGTCGAGCACGGCGCATGTGGCATCAAGTTCTGGAAGGATTTTGGGCTGAGCATCCGGGACGCGCAGGGCAAGCTGCTACGGATTGACGATGAGCGATTTGCGCCTATCTTTGAGAAAGCGGCGGAGTGGAAGTTGCCGGTCATGTTTCACACCGCGGATCCTGCCGCCTTCTTTCGCCCTATCGATGCGCGCAACGAGAGATATGAAGAGCTGGCCGCGCACCCGGATTGGGGATTCCATGACAGCCCCGTCTCCAAGCGGGAGCTGCTGGAGCAGCGAAATACCGTCTTTGGCAGGCACCCGGCCACCACATTCATCGGGGCGCACGTGGCCGAGAGCGGAGAGGATCTGGCTTTTGTGGCAGACATGCTGGACCGCTACCCCAATGTGCAGATCGATATGAGTGCGCGCACTCCCGAGCTGGGCCGCCAGCCTTACAGCGCGCGCAAGTTCTTCCTGCGCTTCGCAGACCGCATCCTCTTCGGAACGGACCTGCTGCCGGACGTCGCGATGTATCGTCTCCACTACCGCTTCTTTGAAACAGCAGACGAGTACTTTGAATATCCATCCCATGCTTCCCGCCAGGGGCGATGGAATATATATGGGATCTTCCTGCCTGACGAAGTCCTGCGGAAGGTTTACCGGGAGAACGCTCTCAAGCTGCTCTGA
- a CDS encoding D-tagatose-bisphosphate aldolase, class II, non-catalytic subunit, protein MQNLLRELAPSLRSGSPIGIYSVCSAHPLVIEAAVRQAVEDHSPLLIEATSNQVNQFGGYTGMTPDSFRDFVLAIAAKHGLEPQKLILGGDHLGPNPWQNLPAEEAMRKAEEMVAAYSRAGFTKIHLDASMSCSDDPERLEDAIVAERAARLCAVAEANSSGQERFYVIGTEVPVPGGATESLQELAVTSLAHASHTLQVHKEIFAQKGLAAIWPRIIALVVQPGVEFNHDSVVDYVSEKTTELRKLLNTEPGLVFEAHSTDYQTPGAYKQLVKDGFAILKVGPALTFAMREALFALSYMEEALLPSGERSNLLQVLETVMLQHPQNWIKHYHGDSATQHLLRLYSYSDRIRYYWTDPAIQAAVSTLLHNLETKRIPETLVSNFLPDQYVAIRAGHIPSTPHEMVIDKIRQVLRTYAAACVPGSAA, encoded by the coding sequence ATGCAAAATCTTCTTCGCGAGCTTGCGCCCTCGCTTCGTTCCGGATCCCCTATCGGTATCTATTCGGTCTGCTCCGCACATCCACTGGTAATCGAAGCAGCGGTGCGTCAAGCGGTGGAAGACCATTCCCCGCTGCTGATTGAGGCTACATCGAACCAGGTGAACCAGTTCGGCGGCTATACCGGAATGACGCCAGATTCTTTCCGCGATTTTGTCCTAGCTATCGCGGCGAAACATGGGCTGGAACCGCAAAAGCTGATTCTGGGCGGCGATCACTTGGGTCCGAATCCATGGCAGAATCTTCCCGCAGAAGAGGCAATGCGAAAGGCCGAGGAGATGGTAGCCGCCTATTCGCGTGCCGGCTTTACCAAGATCCATCTGGACGCGAGCATGTCGTGTTCCGATGACCCCGAGCGGCTGGAAGACGCCATCGTGGCGGAACGGGCGGCCAGGCTTTGCGCCGTGGCCGAGGCCAACAGCAGCGGGCAGGAACGCTTCTACGTAATCGGGACGGAAGTGCCCGTGCCCGGAGGCGCCACCGAATCTTTACAGGAACTGGCTGTCACCAGCCTTGCGCATGCGAGTCACACCCTGCAGGTGCACAAGGAGATCTTCGCTCAAAAAGGATTGGCAGCGATATGGCCGAGGATCATTGCGCTGGTGGTACAGCCCGGCGTGGAATTCAACCATGACAGCGTCGTGGATTACGTCTCCGAAAAGACCACGGAGCTGAGGAAACTTCTCAACACCGAGCCTGGACTCGTCTTCGAAGCGCACTCCACCGATTACCAGACTCCCGGAGCCTACAAGCAGCTTGTGAAGGACGGCTTTGCCATCCTGAAAGTAGGACCGGCATTGACGTTTGCGATGCGGGAGGCGCTCTTCGCGCTCTCTTATATGGAAGAAGCGTTGCTGCCGAGCGGGGAGCGCTCCAACCTGCTGCAGGTGCTGGAAACGGTCATGCTGCAGCATCCTCAGAACTGGATCAAGCACTACCATGGCGACAGCGCCACGCAGCATCTGCTCCGCCTGTACAGCTATAGCGACCGCATTCGCTATTACTGGACGGACCCTGCAATTCAAGCGGCGGTCTCTACTCTTCTGCATAACCTGGAGACGAAGCGTATCCCTGAAACGCTGGTCAGCAACTTTCTGCCCGACCAATACGTCGCAATCCGTGCAGGGCATATTCCATCAACCCCACACGAGATGGTAATCGACAAGATACGTCAGGTTCTAAGAACCTACGCAGCAGCTTGCGTCCCCGGCTCAGCAGCATAA
- the agaR gene encoding transcriptional repressor AgaR translates to MLRSRRGRSNEKKAIEGKSLEAAAQAGSNMLIGERRQHVLSLLQRDGRVLVSELSESLGISSITIRKDLDYLASKGLVQRTHGGALAPQSTTMLDPSLKEKEQHQFKEKQLIAAAAAKLVKDGQCILLDSGTTTTAIARALRRFSHLTVVTNAVNIAAELSDTDFDIILIGGTLRKNSFSLVGPLAEDVLREIHADILFLGVDGFDTQIGVTTPNVLEARVNRAMVKASKRVIAACDSTKFSRCSLALIVPPTAIHTVITDAHISESDTEALRNVGIEVVIV, encoded by the coding sequence GTGCTGAGATCTAGAAGAGGCCGCTCGAACGAGAAAAAGGCCATCGAAGGCAAGTCCCTGGAAGCTGCAGCGCAAGCTGGCAGTAACATGCTGATCGGGGAACGAAGGCAACATGTGCTCTCTCTTCTGCAACGGGATGGACGGGTTTTAGTCTCCGAACTCTCCGAGTCTCTCGGCATCTCCTCGATTACGATTCGCAAGGATCTGGACTACCTCGCCTCCAAGGGCCTGGTGCAGAGAACCCACGGTGGCGCACTTGCTCCGCAGAGCACCACCATGCTCGATCCTTCTTTAAAGGAAAAAGAGCAGCATCAGTTCAAGGAGAAGCAGCTCATTGCCGCAGCGGCGGCCAAGCTCGTCAAAGACGGCCAATGCATCCTGCTGGATTCCGGCACCACAACAACCGCTATCGCCCGCGCCCTGCGAAGGTTTTCGCACCTCACCGTCGTTACAAATGCGGTCAACATCGCCGCCGAACTGAGCGATACAGATTTCGACATCATCCTTATCGGGGGAACTCTGCGGAAGAACTCCTTCTCTCTGGTAGGGCCGCTGGCCGAGGATGTTCTGCGCGAGATCCACGCGGATATTCTCTTTCTGGGTGTCGACGGGTTTGATACTCAAATTGGAGTGACGACCCCCAACGTGCTGGAAGCGCGCGTGAACCGGGCGATGGTCAAGGCATCCAAGAGAGTGATCGCCGCTTGCGACTCCACCAAGTTCAGCCGATGCAGTCTCGCGCTGATTGTGCCTCCAACAGCCATCCACACGGTGATTACCGATGCGCACATCTCCGAGAGCGATACCGAAGCACTTCGCAATGTCGGAATTGAAGTCGTGATTGTGTAG
- a CDS encoding sulfatase-like hydrolase/transferase has translation MTTGHESHPTSRRNFVKGMGAAAMLAGAAGGATRNQQASGNVSRTKKPNVILYVADQMRWDFVGAYGLNPSVKTPNLDKIARRGVAFTGAVTNQPLCSPSRACMLTGRYATETGMWKLPPPNTMNPNLPTLASILRKNGYSANFIGKWHLAPIDAHDPKTSGAVRTEDRGGFLDVWEGANELEIVSHPYEGAIWDAAGNPIPYKDQYRVDFITDRAVRFLKQPQEKPFLLFVSQLEPHYQNDELRFVAPKGYADRYRNAFVPPDLSPFPGDWPTQLADYYGCIEKIDESVGTILRTLEEQGQLDNTIFLFTSDHGCHFRTRNTEYKRSPHDSSIRVPFLAQGPGLNASLSLPEIVSMVDLMPTLLDSAGVEIPGSMQGKSLLPLIHDPLARQSWKNEALIQISESMVARAIRTREWTYCVVDRSLSGYDVPSSEHYEEYQMYNNSSDPAQLVNLAARKPLQEEAARLRQQLLDLIVASGETRPTIKPGRLYP, from the coding sequence ATGACGACAGGCCATGAATCCCACCCCACCAGCCGGCGTAACTTTGTAAAAGGAATGGGAGCGGCCGCAATGCTGGCCGGAGCCGCGGGGGGAGCTACGAGAAACCAGCAGGCATCCGGCAACGTCTCGCGCACAAAGAAGCCCAATGTCATCCTCTACGTCGCCGACCAGATGCGCTGGGATTTCGTGGGGGCCTACGGACTGAATCCGTCGGTGAAGACGCCCAACCTCGACAAAATCGCGAGGCGAGGAGTAGCTTTTACCGGCGCAGTAACAAACCAGCCGCTCTGTTCTCCTTCGCGCGCCTGCATGCTGACCGGACGCTACGCGACAGAGACGGGCATGTGGAAGCTGCCTCCGCCGAATACGATGAATCCCAATCTGCCGACGCTGGCATCGATCCTGAGAAAGAATGGATACAGCGCAAACTTCATCGGCAAGTGGCACCTCGCGCCTATTGATGCTCACGATCCGAAGACGAGCGGCGCTGTGCGGACCGAGGACCGCGGAGGATTTCTCGACGTGTGGGAAGGCGCGAATGAGTTAGAGATCGTATCGCATCCTTATGAAGGCGCAATCTGGGATGCGGCCGGGAATCCGATCCCATACAAGGATCAGTATCGCGTCGACTTCATTACCGATCGGGCGGTGCGATTTCTAAAGCAGCCGCAGGAAAAGCCGTTTCTACTGTTTGTTTCGCAGTTGGAGCCGCATTACCAGAACGATGAGCTTCGATTTGTCGCTCCGAAAGGGTATGCAGATCGCTATCGCAATGCATTTGTGCCGCCGGATTTATCGCCCTTTCCAGGAGACTGGCCGACACAATTAGCCGACTACTATGGCTGCATCGAGAAGATTGATGAATCCGTAGGAACGATCCTGCGAACGCTGGAAGAACAAGGCCAGTTGGACAACACCATCTTTCTCTTCACCAGCGATCACGGATGCCACTTCAGAACGCGAAACACCGAGTACAAGCGCAGTCCGCATGACAGCTCGATCCGTGTGCCATTCCTCGCCCAGGGCCCTGGCTTGAACGCTTCGCTTTCTCTGCCGGAGATTGTGAGCATGGTGGACCTGATGCCGACGCTGCTCGATAGCGCGGGCGTGGAGATCCCCGGATCGATGCAGGGAAAGAGCCTTCTGCCCTTAATCCATGACCCGCTGGCCCGGCAGTCCTGGAAGAATGAGGCTCTGATCCAGATCAGCGAATCGATGGTCGCGCGAGCGATACGAACCAGGGAGTGGACCTATTGCGTCGTTGACCGAAGCCTGAGCGGATACGACGTTCCTTCGAGCGAGCACTACGAGGAATACCAGATGTACAACAACAGCAGCGATCCGGCTCAGCTTGTGAATCTGGCTGCCCGAAAGCCATTGCAGGAGGAAGCTGCACGGCTGCGCCAGCAACTCCTGGATCTGATTGTTGCATCCGGCGAGACGAGACCGACGATCAAACCGGGAAGGCTCTATCCATAA